The Ranitomeya imitator isolate aRanImi1 chromosome 6, aRanImi1.pri, whole genome shotgun sequence genome window below encodes:
- the DSEL gene encoding dermatan-sulfate epimerase-like protein, with product MVPSTAQRWSTLHTEYLWYNPELTSHPPVDYGSPKMYVFPNWGVVTYGAGLPNTQTNTFLSFKSGKLGGRAVYDIVHFQPYSWIDGWRSFNPGHEHPDQNSFTFAPNGQVFVSEALYGPKLSHLNNILAFAPSPTSQCNKPWEGQLGECSQWLKWTTDESGDAAGEVITASQEGETIFVSGEAVSAYSSSMKLKSVYRCLLLINQQTLLVVDHIEKHEDSPLSLVSAFFHNLDIDFKYVPFRFLNKFNGAMMDIWDAHYKMIWIDSNGNSPLGRIQEAEQTAEFKKRWTQFVNVTFPLNQKISRVAYIFNGPYVNVSDLKFLDNNNYGVKISVKVNNTENVVSIVTAYNDLEVRFNILGFGGYAKLEDLNKIVRFGLGVEHIEKATKLISMNVFHFGLKVNLIIGLILCASLGILAFHWRFYIPFGKLMRWILVLIITLWVFELVDVWTACTQPICSKWSSEGEDTDGIKKSGVQSYLPIVVITSLPGSGADILRQLFFNSSDFVYIKVPTAYIDIPEGECKIDSFVDPCEWTRSDVADGHFQLIQGWLQSLLQNTKLHLQNIDLQEPLKPKLFHHLTVTRDRKRRYKRRDPFSEQRTRYKGYYDKDADYVRQLRKHLTLFPKAQPVLALSSGSWTLKLPFIEKLIGPQLKALFVVRDPRAWVYSMLYKSSPSLFSLKNVEQRLTSMYKDEEKEKCTSVAGYAPEFDSLKEELANPKSLALTKLSHVWFANTAAAIRINNDLQSKSYLMIKFEDIVNFPEETTQKIYSFFGIPLSPANLNQIMFASLTNLFYLPHEGEISPTNINMWKLNMAREDIAMIEDICWAQMDKLGYARFRD from the coding sequence ATGGTACCATCCACAGCTCAGAGATGGAGCACTCTTCACACTGAATATTTGTGGTATAATCCTGAACTTACCTCCCATCCGCCAGTTGATTATGGCTCACCAAAAATGTATGTTTTTCCTAATTGGGGAGTTGTAACATATGGTGCTGGTTTGCCCAATACTCAAACTAACACATTTCTTTCATTCAAGTCCGGAAAACTTGGCGGCCGAGCAGTCTATGATATTGTTCATTTTCAGCCATATTCCTGGATAGATGGATGGAGAAGTTTCAATCCTGGTCATGAGCATCCTGATCAAAATTCTTTCACATTTGCACCTAATGGACAAGTCTTTGTTTCAGAGGCACTGTATGGACCAAAATTAAGTCATTTAAATAATATTTTAGCTTTTGCGCCTTCCCCTACAAGTCAGTGCAATAAACCATGGGAAGGTCAACTTGGTGAATGCTCACAGTGGCTAAAATGGACAACAGATGAATCTGGAGATGCAGCAGGTGAGGTTATCACAGCAAGTCAGGAAGGGGAGACAATATTTGTAAGTGGCGAAGCAGTGTCTGCTTACTCGTCTTCCATGAAGCTAAAAAGTGTTTACCGTTGTTTGCTGCTTATAAATCAGCAGACACTACTTGTAGTCGATCATATTGAAAAGCATGAAGATTCTCCACTCTCTCTAGTCAGTGCCTTTTTTCATAATCTAGATATTGATTTTAAGTATGTTCCATTTAGGTTTCTTAATAAATTCAATGGTGCTATGATGGATATATGGGATGCCCATTACAAAATGATCTGGATAGATTCAAATGGTAATAGTCCATTAGGCAGGATCCAGGAAGCTGAGCAGACAGCAGAATTCAAAAAGCGCTGGACACAATTTGTAAATGTTACCTTCCCGTTAAATCAAAAAATATCCAGGGTTGCTTACATATTTAATGGACCGTATGTTAATGTGTCAGATCTGAAATTCTTAGACAATAACAACTATGGTGTTAAAATATCTGTTAAAGTTAATAATACAGAAAATGTAGTGTCTATAGTAACAGCATATAATGATCTTGAGGTCAGATTTAATATTCTTGGGTTTGGGGGATATGCGAAGTTAGAAGATCTGAACAAAATAGTACGATTTGGGTTGGGTGTTGAACATATTGAGAAAGCAACTAAATTAATTAGTATGAATGTATTTCACTTTGGCCTCAAAGTCAATTTGATTATAGGCTTAATATTGTGTGCAAGCTTGGGAATTTTAGCATTTCATTGGAGATTCTATATTCCTTTTGGTAAGTTGATGCGTTGGATCCTAGTATTGATCATAACACTGTGGGTTTTTGAGTTAGTTGATGTGTGGACAGCATGTACTCAACCTATTTGTTCAAAGTGGAGTAgtgagggagaagatacagatggtATTAAGAAAAGTGGCGTACAGTCTTATCTGCCTATTGTAGTAATTACATCTCTACCTGGTTCGGGAGCTGACATTTTAAGACAACTCTTTTTCAACAGTTCAGATTTTGTGTATATTAAGGTTCCTACAGCTTACATTGACATTCCAGAGGGAGAATGCAAAATTGATTCATTTGTGGATCCATGTGAATGGACTAGATCTGATGTGGCTGATGGACATTTTCAACTTATTCAAGGTTGGCTTCAATCATTGCTTCAGAACACAAAACTTCATTTACAGAATATTGATTTACAAGAACCCCTAAAGCCTAAGCTTTTTCACCATTTAACAGTTACCAGGGATAGAAAAAGACGATATAAGAGAAGAGACCCATTCTCTGAGCAAAGAACTAGATACAAAGGATATTATGACAAAGATGCTGACTATGTTAGACAACTACGCAAACACCTAACATTGTTTCCCAAAGCTCAACCAGTGCTTGCTTTAAGCAGTGGTAGCTGGACTTTAAAGCTTCCATTTATCGAAAAACTTATAGGACCTCAGCTAAAGGCATTATTTGTCGTACGAGACCCTCGTGCTTGGGTTTATTCAATGTTGTATAAAAGTAGTCCAAGTCTGTTCTCTTTGAAGAATGTTGAACAGCGTTTGACATCCATGTACAAAGATGAAGAAAAGGAAAAATGTACGTCGGTTGCCGGATATGCTCCTGAATTTGACTCCTTAAAAGAAGAGCTTGCTAATCCTAAATCACTCGCTCTGACAAAACTTTCACACGTATGGTTTGCCAATACTGCGGCAGCAATTCGAATAAATAATGATTTACAATCAAAAAGCTATCTTATGATTAAATTTGAGGACATTGTAAATTTCCCTGAAGAAACTACTCAAAAAATATATAGTTTTTTTGGCATTCCTCTTTCTCCTGCAAATTTAAATCAAATAATGTTTGCAAGCTTAACAAACTTATTTTATCTCCCCCATGAAGGGGAAATTTCACCTACAAATATAAACATGTGGAAGTTAAATATGGCTAGAGAAGATATTGCAATGATTGAGGACATATGCTGGGCACAAATGGATAAACTTGGATATGCAAGATTTAGAGACTAA